In Streptomyces sp. SID8374, one genomic interval encodes:
- a CDS encoding ABC transporter permease — MAEANCLATNDWICGEYLRSRSQELIDATVQHIGITVVSVLIGLAVAFPLALLARRGRGFAGPVLGLTTVLYTVPSLAMFSLLLPLFGLSAALVVTGLVLYSLTILVRNILAGLEAVPEEAKEAARGMGYGPWRLLWEVELPLALPALMAGLRIATVSTVALTTVGSLVGKGGLGNLIEDALPSFFKAQVLAASVLCVLLAVTADLLLLGLQRLLTPWTRISAKAGDTRTGAGGGDGSGGPGGATEGSGGSGGPAGIPAPAKVEAG; from the coding sequence ATGGCCGAGGCGAACTGCCTGGCGACGAACGACTGGATCTGCGGCGAGTATCTGCGCTCCCGGAGCCAGGAGCTGATCGACGCCACCGTGCAGCACATCGGGATCACGGTCGTCTCGGTGCTCATCGGGCTCGCGGTCGCCTTTCCGCTGGCGCTGCTCGCCCGCCGGGGCCGCGGCTTCGCCGGACCGGTGCTCGGGCTGACCACGGTCCTCTACACCGTGCCCTCGCTGGCGATGTTCTCGCTGCTGCTGCCCCTGTTCGGGCTCTCCGCCGCGCTCGTCGTCACGGGCCTGGTGCTCTATTCGCTCACCATCCTCGTACGGAACATCCTGGCCGGCCTCGAAGCCGTCCCCGAGGAGGCCAAGGAGGCCGCCCGGGGCATGGGATACGGGCCGTGGCGGCTGCTGTGGGAGGTGGAGCTCCCACTGGCGCTGCCCGCGCTGATGGCGGGGCTGCGCATAGCCACCGTGTCGACGGTCGCGCTGACCACGGTCGGCTCGCTCGTCGGCAAGGGCGGCCTCGGCAATCTCATCGAGGACGCGCTGCCGAGCTTCTTCAAGGCCCAGGTGCTCGCCGCCTCCGTCCTGTGCGTGCTGCTCGCGGTCACGGCCGACCTGCTGCTCCTCGGCCTCCAGCGGCTGCTGACGCCCTGGACGCGTATATCCGCCAAGGCGGGGGATACGCGTACGGGTGCGGGCGGCGGTGACGGTTCCGGCGGCCCGGGCGGTGCCACGGAAGGTTCCGGCGGCTCCGGCGGTCCGGCGGGCATACCCGCCCCGGCGAAG
- a CDS encoding betaine/proline/choline family ABC transporter ATP-binding protein: protein MIRFEHVTKRYADGTTAVDDLSFEVAEGELVTLVGPSGCGKTTTMKMVNRLIEPTEGTIFLDGDDISAIDPVELRRRIGYVIQQVGLFPHKTVLENTATVPHLLGWKRGKGRERAAELLDLVGLDPSVYGDRYPEQLSGGQRQRVGVARALAADPPVLLMDEPFGAVDPVVRERLQNEFLKLQAQVRKTVLFVTHDIEEAVRLGDRIAVYGQGRIDQFDSPATVLGAPATPYVADFVGADRGLKRLSVTPIEESDLDQPPVVHLDDSLAEATARLRSEGARWAVVLDGRDNLHGWIPAEAATAAKGTVREHARRMEAWLPLGAPLKQAFSTMLQHDAGWIAVIDKESEGRFLGVLTPARLHEALRRSIDADAQAVPRAEVAVETVATA from the coding sequence ATGATCCGTTTCGAGCACGTCACCAAGCGGTACGCGGACGGCACCACCGCCGTCGACGACCTTTCGTTCGAGGTCGCCGAGGGTGAACTGGTCACGCTCGTCGGACCTTCCGGATGCGGCAAGACGACCACCATGAAGATGGTGAACCGGCTGATCGAACCGACCGAGGGCACGATATTCCTCGACGGGGACGACATATCCGCCATCGACCCCGTCGAACTCCGCCGCCGCATCGGCTATGTGATCCAGCAGGTGGGCCTCTTCCCGCACAAGACGGTGCTGGAGAACACCGCGACCGTCCCCCATCTCCTGGGCTGGAAGCGCGGAAAGGGACGCGAACGCGCCGCCGAACTCCTCGACCTCGTCGGACTCGACCCTTCCGTCTACGGCGACCGCTATCCGGAACAGCTCTCCGGCGGACAGCGCCAGCGCGTCGGGGTGGCCCGCGCCCTGGCCGCCGACCCGCCCGTCCTGCTGATGGACGAGCCTTTCGGCGCGGTCGACCCGGTGGTCCGCGAACGGCTCCAGAACGAATTCCTGAAACTCCAGGCCCAGGTCCGTAAAACCGTCCTCTTCGTCACCCACGACATCGAGGAGGCCGTCCGCCTCGGCGACCGGATCGCGGTGTACGGGCAGGGCCGCATCGACCAGTTCGACTCCCCCGCCACCGTCCTCGGCGCCCCCGCCACCCCGTACGTGGCCGACTTCGTCGGCGCCGACCGCGGGCTCAAGCGGCTCTCGGTGACCCCGATCGAGGAGAGCGACCTCGACCAGCCCCCGGTCGTCCACCTCGACGACTCCCTCGCCGAGGCCACCGCACGCCTCCGGTCCGAGGGCGCCCGGTGGGCCGTGGTCCTGGACGGCCGGGACAACCTGCACGGCTGGATCCCCGCCGAGGCGGCCACCGCCGCGAAGGGCACCGTCCGCGAGCACGCCCGCCGGATGGAGGCCTGGCTCCCGCTCGGCGCCCCGCTCAAGCAGGCGTTCTCCACGATGCTCCAGCACGACGCCGGCTGGATCGCGGTCATCGACAAGGAGAGCGAGGGCCGCTTCCTCGGCGTGCTGACCCCTGCCCGGCTGCACGAGGCGCTGCGCCGGTCGATCGACGCCGACGCCCAGGCCGTACCGCGCGCGGAGGTGGCGGTGGAGACCGTCGCCACCGCATAG
- a CDS encoding alpha/beta hydrolase-fold protein, producing MGLTSKVVLAGVAGAAVALFAATVWLWPRLARRSAAAVTGRVGLLLTTQLTLFAAVGLAANNAFLFYGSWADLFGQKQELGVVTDHASGEPGSRHMTRIGTQRPDVPGGGVPAAGGRIDKVVVSGRLSGIESPAYVYLPPEYFQSAYAKRSFPAVVVLTGYPGTAENLLKGLRYPRTAHERVKAGKAQPMILVMLRPTVAPPRDTECVDIPKGPQTETFFAKDLPEAITQSYRVGKEARNWGIIGNSTGGYCALKIGLHHSDRYAASAGLSAYYKAAEDPTTGDLFQGDQALRDRADLMWTLENRPPPGGSFLVTTSRQGEGNLKSTMKFIDKVKAPAEASSIVLDSGGHNFTTWRREIPSALEWLSMRLSAQ from the coding sequence ATGGGTCTCACCAGCAAGGTAGTTCTCGCGGGCGTGGCGGGCGCCGCCGTGGCGCTGTTCGCGGCCACGGTCTGGCTCTGGCCACGCCTGGCCCGACGGAGCGCCGCCGCTGTGACGGGCCGGGTCGGACTGCTGCTGACGACCCAGCTGACGCTGTTCGCCGCGGTCGGCCTGGCCGCCAACAACGCGTTCCTCTTCTACGGTTCCTGGGCCGACCTCTTCGGCCAGAAGCAGGAGCTGGGCGTGGTCACCGACCACGCGAGCGGGGAGCCGGGCTCGCGGCACATGACGCGGATCGGCACCCAGCGGCCGGACGTGCCGGGCGGCGGGGTGCCGGCGGCGGGCGGGCGGATCGACAAGGTGGTGGTCTCCGGGCGGCTCTCGGGCATCGAGTCACCGGCGTACGTCTATCTGCCCCCGGAGTATTTCCAGAGCGCCTACGCGAAGCGGTCGTTCCCGGCGGTGGTGGTGCTGACCGGTTATCCGGGGACCGCGGAGAACCTTCTCAAGGGGCTGCGTTATCCCCGGACGGCGCACGAGCGGGTGAAGGCGGGCAAGGCGCAGCCGATGATCCTGGTGATGCTGCGGCCGACGGTGGCCCCGCCCCGGGACACCGAGTGCGTGGACATCCCCAAGGGGCCGCAGACGGAGACGTTCTTCGCGAAGGACCTCCCGGAGGCGATCACGCAGTCGTACCGGGTCGGGAAGGAGGCCCGCAACTGGGGGATCATCGGCAACTCCACGGGCGGCTACTGCGCGTTGAAGATCGGGCTGCACCACTCCGACCGGTACGCGGCGAGCGCCGGGCTCTCCGCGTACTACAAGGCCGCCGAGGACCCGACGACCGGCGACCTGTTCCAGGGAGACCAGGCACTGCGGGACCGGGCCGACCTGATGTGGACGCTGGAGAACCGGCCGCCGCCCGGCGGTTCGTTCCTGGTGACGACGTCACGGCAGGGCGAGGGGAACCTGAAGAGCACGATGAAGTTCATCGACAAGGTGAAGGCGCCCGCCGAGGCGTCGTCGATCGTGCTGGACAGCGGCGGGCACAACTTCACGACCTGGCGGCGGGAGATCCCGTCGGCCCTGGAGTGGCTGAGCATGCGGCTCAGCGCGCAGTGA
- a CDS encoding phosphatidylglycerol lysyltransferase domain-containing protein: MSVTVDGDKSVSVPQRVRRALRGPRPESVPAVVGTACTVVGLIDVTAGVFPRFRHSRMHTLAEVLPGALGPFAAALSLSAGVLLLLLAHGLKRHKRRAWRAAVVLLPAGAVAQFAYRHSVIGVLVSLTLCYLLVRHRDQFRALPDPRSRWRALANFILLGASSLALGLVIVSVHPGRVVGDPSIADRLQHVLYGLFGVEGPVDYAGRTSWTVAYSLGALGLLTAVTTVYLAFRPEHPAARLTEDDESRLRALLATHGGRDSLGHFALRRDKAVVFSPSGKAAVCYRVVSGVMLAGGDPIGDVEAWPGAIERFMDEAKAHSWTPAVMGCSERGGEVWTRETGLTALELGDEAVVDVADFSLAGRAMRNVRQMVGRIERNGYETRVRRARDIGATELERIRRAAADWRGTDTERGFSMALGRIGDPADGDCVIATAHLPGSEDGPHGDLKAVLHFVPWGRDGMSLELMRRDRSADPGMNELLIVASLQAAGKLGVKRVSLNFAMFRSALARGERLGAGPVLRCWRGLLIFLSRWFQIESLYKFNAKFKPRWEPRFVVFRTSRDLPRIGIAAMQAEGFVNFSLPRPFRSRGPRPCGHTLRSAQEHEVSAA, from the coding sequence ATGTCTGTCACGGTAGATGGGGATAAATCGGTGTCGGTTCCGCAACGTGTGCGACGGGCTCTGCGCGGCCCGCGCCCCGAATCCGTACCGGCCGTCGTCGGCACCGCCTGCACCGTCGTCGGGCTGATCGACGTCACGGCAGGAGTCTTCCCCCGCTTCCGGCACAGTCGGATGCACACCCTCGCCGAGGTGCTCCCCGGGGCGCTCGGGCCGTTCGCCGCCGCGCTCTCGCTGAGCGCGGGTGTGCTGCTGCTCCTGCTCGCGCACGGGCTGAAGCGGCACAAGCGGCGGGCCTGGCGGGCGGCTGTGGTGCTGCTGCCTGCCGGGGCCGTGGCGCAGTTCGCGTACCGCCACTCCGTCATCGGCGTCCTGGTCTCCCTGACGCTCTGCTATCTGCTGGTGCGCCACCGGGACCAGTTCCGGGCCCTGCCCGACCCGCGCAGCCGCTGGCGGGCGCTGGCCAACTTCATCCTGCTCGGGGCGAGTTCGCTGGCGCTCGGGCTGGTCATCGTCTCCGTCCACCCCGGCCGCGTCGTCGGCGACCCGTCCATCGCGGACCGACTCCAGCACGTGCTGTACGGCCTGTTCGGCGTGGAGGGCCCCGTCGACTACGCGGGGCGGACCAGCTGGACCGTGGCGTACTCGCTCGGCGCGCTCGGCCTGCTGACCGCCGTCACCACCGTCTACCTCGCCTTCCGCCCCGAACACCCGGCCGCCCGCCTCACCGAGGACGACGAGAGCCGGCTGCGGGCGCTGCTGGCGACCCACGGCGGCCGCGACTCGCTCGGCCACTTCGCGCTCCGCCGCGACAAGGCCGTCGTCTTCTCCCCCAGCGGCAAGGCCGCCGTCTGCTACCGGGTCGTCTCCGGGGTGATGCTGGCCGGCGGTGACCCCATCGGCGACGTGGAGGCCTGGCCGGGCGCCATCGAACGGTTCATGGACGAGGCGAAGGCCCACTCCTGGACCCCGGCCGTGATGGGGTGCAGCGAGCGCGGCGGCGAGGTCTGGACCCGCGAGACCGGGCTCACCGCCCTGGAGCTGGGCGACGAGGCGGTGGTGGACGTCGCGGATTTCTCCCTCGCCGGGCGGGCCATGCGGAACGTACGCCAGATGGTGGGGCGCATCGAACGCAACGGCTACGAAACCCGGGTCCGGCGAGCACGTGACATCGGCGCCACCGAGCTGGAGCGGATCCGCCGGGCCGCCGCCGACTGGCGCGGCACCGACACCGAGCGCGGCTTCTCCATGGCGCTCGGCCGGATCGGCGACCCCGCCGACGGCGACTGCGTGATCGCCACCGCCCATCTGCCCGGCTCCGAGGACGGACCGCACGGCGACCTGAAGGCCGTACTCCACTTCGTCCCGTGGGGGCGCGACGGAATGTCCCTGGAGCTGATGCGCCGCGACCGCTCGGCCGACCCCGGCATGAACGAGCTGCTGATCGTCGCCTCGCTCCAGGCCGCCGGGAAGCTCGGCGTCAAGCGGGTCTCGCTGAACTTCGCGATGTTCCGCTCGGCGCTGGCACGGGGCGAGCGGCTGGGCGCCGGGCCGGTGCTGCGCTGCTGGCGCGGGCTGCTGATCTTCCTCTCGCGCTGGTTCCAGATCGAGTCGCTGTACAAGTTCAACGCCAAGTTCAAGCCGCGCTGGGAGCCCCGCTTCGTGGTCTTCCGCACCAGCCGCGACCTGCCCCGCATCGGGATCGCGGCGATGCAGGCCGAGGGGTTCGTGAACTTCTCGCTGCCCCGCCCCTTCCGCTCCCGCGGCCCCCGCCCGTGCGGCCACACCCTGCGCAGCGCCCAGGAGCACGAGGTGAGCGCGGCGTAG
- the folP gene encoding dihydropteroate synthase has protein sequence MGVVNVTPDSFSDGGRWFDTTAAVKHGLDLVSEGADLVDVGGESTRPGASRVDESEELRRVIPVVKGLASEGVTVSVDTMRARVAEKAVAAGAVLVNDVSGGLADPDMIPAVAAAEVPFVVMHWRGFSESMNSLAVYEDVVAEVLAELRQRMDAVVAGGLDPDRVVIDPGLGFAKLAPHDLALVAHLEELHALGRPLLVAASRKRFLGHVLAGPGASLPPARERDAATAAVSALAARAGAWAVRVHEVRATADAVRVARAVEGAA, from the coding sequence ATGGGGGTCGTCAACGTGACGCCCGACTCCTTCTCCGACGGGGGCCGCTGGTTCGACACCACGGCCGCGGTCAAGCACGGCCTCGACCTGGTCTCCGAGGGCGCCGACCTGGTCGACGTCGGCGGTGAGTCGACCCGCCCGGGCGCCAGCCGGGTGGACGAGTCGGAGGAGCTGCGGCGGGTGATCCCCGTCGTGAAGGGGCTGGCCTCCGAGGGCGTCACCGTCTCCGTGGACACCATGCGCGCCCGCGTCGCCGAGAAGGCCGTCGCCGCCGGGGCCGTCCTGGTCAACGACGTGAGCGGGGGCCTCGCGGACCCGGACATGATCCCGGCCGTCGCCGCCGCCGAGGTGCCGTTCGTCGTGATGCACTGGCGCGGCTTCAGCGAGTCCATGAACAGCCTTGCGGTGTACGAGGACGTGGTCGCCGAAGTCCTCGCGGAGCTGCGGCAGCGGATGGACGCGGTGGTCGCGGGCGGACTCGACCCGGACCGTGTGGTGATCGACCCCGGCCTCGGCTTCGCGAAGCTGGCCCCCCATGACCTGGCCCTCGTCGCGCACCTGGAGGAGCTGCACGCGCTGGGCCGCCCGCTGCTGGTGGCCGCCTCCCGCAAACGCTTCCTCGGCCATGTGCTGGCCGGCCCCGGCGCCTCCCTGCCGCCCGCCCGCGAACGTGACGCGGCGACCGCGGCCGTCTCCGCCCTCGCCGCCCGGGCCGGGGCCTGGGCGGTCCGCGTCCACGAGGTGCGGGCCACCGCCGACGCGGTACGGGTCGCGCGCGCCGTCGAGGGAGCCGCGTGA
- a CDS encoding nuclear transport factor 2 family protein, whose protein sequence is MNEDHAAAAADIAEVEAANTAFYEALERGDHEALSDRWLPGEDLTVSCVHPGWPVLTGRGDVLRSYALIMANTEYIQFFLTDVNVAMTGDTALVTCTENILSGGPAEEGNALGPLVGQLVVATNVFRRTPEGWKLWSHHGSPVLAESDEDDDEEPSS, encoded by the coding sequence GTGAACGAGGACCACGCGGCGGCCGCCGCCGACATCGCGGAGGTCGAGGCGGCCAACACCGCCTTCTACGAGGCGCTGGAACGCGGCGACCACGAAGCCCTCTCCGACCGGTGGCTGCCGGGCGAGGACCTCACCGTCTCCTGCGTCCACCCGGGGTGGCCGGTGCTCACGGGCCGGGGCGACGTGCTGCGCAGTTACGCCCTGATCATGGCGAACACCGAGTACATCCAGTTCTTCCTCACCGACGTCAACGTCGCGATGACCGGCGACACCGCCCTGGTCACCTGCACCGAGAACATCCTCAGCGGCGGCCCGGCCGAGGAGGGCAACGCGCTGGGGCCGCTGGTGGGCCAGCTGGTCGTCGCCACGAACGTGTTCCGGCGCACCCCCGAGGGGTGGAAGCTCTGGTCCCACCACGGCTCGCCCGTCCTGGCGGAGAGCGACGAGGACGACGACGAGGAACCGTCCTCCTGA
- the folB gene encoding dihydroneopterin aldolase yields MDRVALRGLKARGHHGVFPREREEGQTFIVDLVLGLDTRPAAATDDLARTVHYGVVAEEVVEVVTGEPVDLIETLAERIAQQCLKHEGVQEVEVVVHKPDAPITVPFDDVTITITRSRA; encoded by the coding sequence GTGGATCGTGTCGCGCTGCGCGGCCTCAAGGCCCGTGGGCACCATGGCGTCTTCCCCCGGGAGCGGGAAGAGGGCCAGACCTTCATCGTCGACCTGGTGCTCGGCCTCGACACCCGCCCCGCGGCAGCCACCGACGACCTGGCCCGCACCGTGCACTACGGCGTGGTGGCCGAGGAGGTCGTCGAGGTGGTGACGGGCGAGCCGGTCGACCTGATCGAGACGCTCGCCGAGCGCATCGCCCAGCAGTGCCTGAAGCACGAAGGTGTCCAGGAGGTCGAGGTGGTGGTGCACAAGCCGGACGCACCGATCACCGTCCCCTTCGACGACGTGACCATCACCATCACCCGGAGCCGAGCATGA
- the folK gene encoding 2-amino-4-hydroxy-6-hydroxymethyldihydropteridine diphosphokinase, protein MTAFSTEGQSDPTVQPVPTAVVKQVDAADITLSNPKMAVIALGSNLGNRLETLQGAVDALEDTPGLRVKAVSPVYETEPWGVAADSQPSYFNAVILVKTTLPPASLLERGQAVEEAFDRVREERWGPRTIDVDIVSYADVLSDDPVLTLPHPRAHERAFVLAPWHDVDPEAQLPGAGPVAELLAGVGREGVQPRADLELRLPE, encoded by the coding sequence ATGACCGCTTTTTCCACCGAGGGGCAGAGCGACCCGACCGTCCAGCCGGTGCCCACCGCCGTCGTGAAGCAGGTGGACGCCGCCGACATCACCCTCTCCAACCCGAAGATGGCCGTGATCGCCCTCGGCTCCAACCTGGGCAACCGGCTGGAGACCCTCCAGGGCGCCGTCGACGCGCTGGAGGACACCCCGGGCCTGCGGGTCAAGGCCGTCTCCCCGGTCTACGAGACGGAGCCCTGGGGCGTCGCGGCCGACAGCCAGCCGTCGTACTTCAACGCGGTCATCCTCGTGAAGACGACGCTGCCGCCCGCCTCCCTGCTGGAGCGCGGCCAGGCGGTCGAGGAGGCCTTCGACCGGGTCCGCGAGGAGCGGTGGGGCCCGCGCACGATCGACGTCGACATCGTGTCGTACGCCGACGTCCTCTCCGACGACCCGGTGCTCACCCTCCCCCACCCCCGCGCCCACGAGCGGGCCTTCGTCCTGGCCCCCTGGCACGACGTGGACCCCGAGGCCCAGCTCCCGGGCGCCGGCCCGGTCGCGGAGCTGCTCGCCGGGGTCGGCCGCGAAGGCGTCCAGCCCCGCGCCGACCTGGAACTGCGCCTGCCGGAGTAA
- a CDS encoding DUF3180 domain-containing protein, with translation MKQLRLGVLAGLFTAAGVLSWGGARLWDSLGTLPSVPLAASIVLAVIAVILLATALSIRTRLRAQRERRPGAKGVEPLMAARAVVFGQASALVTALVAGMYGGTGVFLLSFLDIPPRRDQAIYAGAAVVAGIGVIAAAFFLERVCRLPEDGDENHDGTGTATA, from the coding sequence GTGAAGCAACTACGGCTCGGGGTACTGGCGGGCCTCTTCACCGCCGCCGGCGTCCTCTCCTGGGGCGGCGCCCGCCTCTGGGACTCCCTCGGCACCCTCCCGAGCGTCCCGCTGGCCGCCTCCATCGTGCTCGCCGTGATCGCGGTGATCCTCCTGGCCACCGCACTCTCCATCCGCACCCGCCTCCGCGCCCAGCGCGAACGCCGCCCCGGCGCCAAGGGCGTCGAACCCCTGATGGCGGCCAGGGCGGTCGTCTTCGGCCAGGCGAGCGCCCTGGTCACCGCCCTGGTCGCCGGGATGTACGGCGGCACGGGCGTCTTCCTGCTCAGCTTCCTCGACATCCCGCCCCGCCGCGACCAGGCCATCTACGCGGGCGCGGCGGTGGTGGCGGGCATCGGAGTCATCGCGGCCGCCTTCTTCCTGGAACGCGTCTGCCGCCTCCCGGAGGACGGCGACGAAAACCACGACGGCACGGGAACGGCCACCGCCTAG
- the folE gene encoding GTP cyclohydrolase I FolE yields MTDPVTLDGQGSIGEFDEKRAEAAVRELLIAVGEDPDREGLRETPGRVARAYKEIFAGLYQQPEDVLTTTFDLGHDEMVLVKDIEVFSTCEHHLVPFRGVAHVGYIPASTGKITGLSKLARLVDVYARRPQVQERLTTQIAESLMSILEPRGVIVVVECEHMCMSMRGIRKPGAKTLTSAVRGQLRDPATRAEAMSLIMAR; encoded by the coding sequence ATGACCGACCCGGTGACACTGGACGGCCAGGGATCGATCGGCGAATTCGACGAGAAGCGGGCCGAGGCGGCCGTACGCGAACTGCTCATCGCCGTCGGAGAGGACCCGGACCGCGAGGGCCTGAGGGAGACACCGGGGCGGGTGGCGCGGGCGTACAAGGAGATATTCGCGGGCCTGTACCAGCAGCCCGAGGATGTCCTGACGACCACGTTCGACCTGGGTCACGACGAGATGGTGCTGGTCAAGGACATCGAGGTGTTCAGCACCTGTGAGCATCACCTGGTGCCGTTCAGGGGCGTCGCGCACGTCGGCTACATCCCGGCCTCCACCGGCAAGATCACCGGCCTGTCCAAGCTGGCCCGGCTGGTGGACGTCTACGCCCGCCGCCCGCAGGTCCAGGAGCGGCTGACGACCCAGATCGCCGAGTCCCTCATGTCGATCCTGGAGCCGCGCGGGGTCATCGTCGTCGTCGAGTGCGAGCACATGTGCATGTCCATGCGCGGCATCCGCAAGCCTGGCGCGAAGACCCTCACCTCGGCGGTGCGCGGCCAGCTCCGCGACCCCGCGACGCGCGCCGAGGCGATGAGCCTCATCATGGCGCGCTGA
- the ftsH gene encoding ATP-dependent zinc metalloprotease FtsH, with protein sequence MDVKRYFRGPVMWIVLAVLAVVVLMQVVGSSGGYKTVDTAKVIQAISKDQVEQAKLTTGDEQILKIELKKGQKLAGESGTKFQASYIGNQGVQLADTLQQKFEAGDIEKGYTVSPSKQSPFVSILLSLLPFVLIVVVFLFLMNQMQGGGSKVMQFGKSKAKLITKDTPKTTFADVAGSDEAVEELHEIKEFLQEPAKFQAVGAKIPKGVLLYGPPGTGKTLLARAVAGEAGVPFYSISGSDFVEMFVGVGASRVRDLFEQAKANAPAIVFVDEIDAVGRHRGAGMGGGHDEREQTLNQLLVEMDGFDVKGGVILIAATNRPDILDPALLRPGRFDRQIAVDRPDMQGRLEILKVHQKGKPVAKDVDLGAVARRTPGFTGADLSNVLNEAALLTARSDKKLIDNESLDEAIDRVVAGPQKRTRIMSEKEKKITAYHEGGHALVAAASPQSDPVHKITILSRGRALGYTMVLPEEDKYSTTRNEMLDQLAYMLGGRAAEELVFHDPTTGAANDIEKATATARAMVTQYGMTERLGAIKFGGDNSEPFLGREMGHQRDYSEEVAALVDEEVKKLIESAHNDAWEILVENRDILDALVLELLEKETLNKDEIAEIFAPIVKRPARPAWTGSARRTPSTRPPVLSPKELALTNGASTANGSATPPEIAPTTDLTKDIAPSTEAIPEDRPES encoded by the coding sequence ATGGACGTGAAGCGATACTTCCGTGGGCCGGTCATGTGGATCGTGCTGGCCGTCCTCGCCGTGGTCGTGTTGATGCAGGTCGTCGGCTCGTCGGGCGGCTACAAGACGGTGGACACCGCCAAGGTGATCCAGGCGATCAGCAAGGACCAGGTGGAGCAGGCCAAGCTGACCACCGGTGACGAACAGATTCTCAAGATCGAACTGAAGAAGGGCCAGAAGCTTGCCGGCGAGTCCGGCACCAAGTTCCAGGCGAGCTACATCGGCAACCAGGGCGTCCAGCTCGCCGACACGCTCCAGCAGAAGTTCGAGGCGGGTGACATCGAGAAGGGTTACACCGTCTCGCCGTCGAAGCAGTCCCCGTTCGTCTCGATCCTGCTCTCGCTGCTGCCCTTCGTCCTGATCGTCGTCGTCTTCCTGTTTCTGATGAACCAGATGCAGGGCGGCGGCTCCAAGGTCATGCAGTTCGGCAAGTCCAAGGCCAAGCTGATCACCAAGGACACCCCGAAGACGACCTTCGCCGATGTGGCGGGGTCCGACGAGGCGGTCGAGGAGCTCCACGAGATCAAGGAGTTCCTCCAGGAGCCGGCGAAGTTCCAGGCCGTCGGCGCCAAGATCCCCAAGGGCGTCCTGCTCTACGGGCCGCCCGGTACGGGCAAGACGCTGCTCGCACGCGCCGTCGCCGGCGAAGCGGGCGTGCCGTTCTACTCGATCTCCGGCTCCGACTTCGTCGAGATGTTCGTCGGTGTCGGTGCCTCCCGGGTGCGCGACCTCTTCGAGCAGGCCAAGGCGAACGCCCCGGCGATCGTCTTCGTCGACGAGATCGACGCCGTCGGCCGGCACCGCGGTGCGGGCATGGGCGGCGGGCACGACGAGCGCGAGCAGACGCTCAACCAGCTGCTCGTCGAGATGGACGGGTTCGACGTGAAGGGCGGGGTCATCCTGATCGCCGCCACGAACCGCCCCGACATCCTCGACCCGGCCCTCCTGCGCCCGGGACGCTTCGACCGGCAGATCGCGGTCGACCGCCCCGACATGCAGGGCCGGCTGGAGATCCTCAAGGTCCACCAGAAGGGCAAGCCCGTCGCGAAGGACGTCGATCTCGGCGCCGTCGCCCGCCGCACGCCCGGCTTCACCGGTGCCGACCTGTCGAACGTGCTGAACGAAGCCGCGCTCCTGACGGCGCGCAGCGACAAGAAGCTCATCGACAACGAGTCTCTCGACGAGGCCATCGACCGCGTCGTGGCGGGCCCGCAGAAGCGGACCCGGATCATGTCCGAGAAGGAGAAGAAGATCACCGCGTACCACGAGGGCGGACACGCCCTGGTCGCGGCGGCTTCCCCCCAGTCGGACCCGGTCCACAAGATCACGATCCTCTCCCGCGGCCGCGCCCTCGGTTACACGATGGTGCTCCCGGAGGAGGACAAGTACTCCACGACGCGCAACGAGATGCTCGACCAGCTGGCATACATGCTGGGCGGGCGCGCGGCCGAGGAGCTGGTCTTCCACGACCCGACCACCGGCGCCGCCAACGACATCGAGAAGGCCACGGCGACGGCCCGCGCGATGGTCACGCAGTACGGCATGACCGAGCGGCTCGGTGCGATCAAGTTCGGCGGCGACAACTCCGAGCCCTTCCTGGGCCGTGAGATGGGCCACCAGCGCGACTACTCGGAAGAGGTCGCCGCGCTCGTGGACGAAGAGGTCAAGAAGCTCATCGAGAGCGCCCACAACGACGCGTGGGAGATCCTCGTCGAGAACCGCGACATCCTCGACGCCCTCGTGCTCGAACTCCTGGAGAAGGAGACGCTCAACAAGGACGAGATCGCGGAGATCTTCGCCCCGATCGTCAAGCGTCCCGCCCGCCCGGCGTGGACCGGCTCCGCCCGGCGCACCCCGTCGACGCGGCCTCCGGTGCTCTCCCCGAAGGAGCTGGCCCTCACCAACGGCGCTTCCACCGCCAACGGCTCGGCCACCCCTCCGGAGATCGCCCCGACGACGGACCTCACCAAGGACATCGCCCCCTCCACGGAGGCGATCCCCGAGGACCGTCCCGAGAGCTAG